A region from the Lutra lutra chromosome 1, mLutLut1.2, whole genome shotgun sequence genome encodes:
- the GMIP gene encoding GEM-interacting protein isoform X2, producing the protein MLPGDPVLSGDPESDKTPTANETSETSLWSRPSTEGPAPLTGEELDLRLIRTTGGVDAALEYAKTWSRYAKELLAWTEKRASLELEFAKSIMKIAEAGKVSIHQQNHMPLQYIYTLFLEHDLSLGALAMETVAQQKRDYYQPLAAKRTEIEKWRKEFKEQWTKEQKRMNDAVQALRRAQLQYVQRSEDLWVRSQASPEDPAPQASPGPSKQQERRRRSREEAQAKVQEAMALYQMCIREANARQQDLEAAKQRIVSHVRKLVLQGDEVLRRVTLGLFRLRGAQAERGPRAFSALAECCEPFEPGQRYQEFVRVLQPEAPPPPPPAFSFQEFVPAAHSSPLDTRKKLSCPPPPRLDESASEAGPWEDAGTGWQGTPGRTPGGDADSVGGGSESRSLDSPTSSPGSGTRRLVKVSSIGTESSDDFEERDPDLVDGLENGLGSPFRKWTLSNAAQTHRLRRLRGPAKCRECDAFMVSGTECEECFLTCHKRCLETLLILCGHRRLPARTPLFGVDFLQLPRDFPEEVPFVITKCTAEIEQRALGVQGIYRVSGSRVRVERLCQAFENGRALVDMSGNSPHDVSSVLKRFLQELTDPVVPFHLYDAFISLAKTLHADPGHDPGTPSPSPEVIRSLKTLLVQLPDSNYSTLRHLVAHLFRVAAQFEENKMSANNLGIVFGPTLLRPPDGPGTAGAGPVTCLLDSGHQAQLIEFLIVYYEQIFGMDDLPMATEPLPQDPSPAPGPLLNNPQPPPSDLAPDPLPPVLASDPDPDPEPHGTLEKHPEATPPEIPTPQSDQRDMVEDTREEGGEVSSQGPEDSLLGTQSRGHFSRQPVKYPRGGVRPVTHQLSSLAQVASKLSEETPVASVTRGSLRRRGPGPVTSSSPEGSPLRRTPLPKHFEITQETARLLSKLHNEAVPKATCCPDPQPEEVEDHL; encoded by the exons atgCTGCCTGGAGACCCCGTGCTCTCAGGAGACCCAGAGTCTGACAAGACCCCCACAGCCAATGAG acCAGTGAAACCAGCCTTTGGAGTCGCCCCTCCACGGAGGGTCCGGCACCCCTTACAG GGGAGGAGCTGGACTTGCGGCTCATTCGGACCACGGGTGGCGTGGATGCAGCTCTGGAGTATGCCAAGACCTGGAGCCGCTATGCCAAGGAGCTGCTGGCCTGGACAGAGAAGAGAGCCAGCCTTG AGCTGGAGTTTGCCAAAAGCATCATGAAGATCGCCGAGGCTGGCAAGGTGTCAATCCACCAGCAG AACCACATGCCACTGCAGTACATCTACACCCTGTTTCTGGAACACGACCTCAGCCTGGGAGCCCTGGCCATGGAAACAGTGGCCCAGCAGAAAAGAGATTACTACCAG CCCCTGGCGGCGAAACGAACTGAGATTGAGAAGTGGCGGAAAGAGTTTAAGGAGCAGTGGACGAAAGAGCAGAAGCGGATG AATGATGCAGTGCAGGCGCTGCGGAGGGCCCAGCTCCAGTATGTACAGCGCAGCGAGGACCTGTGGGTTCGCTCCCAGGCGTCTCCCGAGGACCCGGcaccccaggcctccccagggcccagcaaaCAGCAGGAGCGGCGGCGGCGATCTCGAGAGGAGGCCCAGGCCAAG GTGCAGGAGGCCATGGCGCTGTACCAGATGTGCATCCGCGAGGCCAACGCGCGGCAGCAAGACCTAGAGGCCGCCAAACAGCGGATCGTGTCGCACGTGCGCAAGCTGGTGCTGCAGGGGGACGAAGTGCTGAGGCGG GTGACCCTGGGACTGTTCAGGCTCCGAGGGGCGCAGGCAGAGCGGGGACCCCGCGCCTTCTCTGCCCTGGCCGAGTGCTGCGAGCCCTTCGAGCCCGGCCAGCGCTACCAGGAGTTCGTGAGGGTGCTACAGCCCGAGGCCCCGCCACCCCCTCCGCCGGCTTTCTCCTTCCAGGAGTTCGTGCCCGCTGCGCACAG CTCTCCTCTGGACACAAGAAAGAAgctctcctgccccccaccaccacggCTGGATGAAAGTGCCTCGGAGGCAGGCCCCTGGGAGGATGCAGGCACAGGCTGGCAGG GAACTCCAGGCCGGACTCCGGGTGGCGATGCGGACAGTGTGGGTGGTGGCAGCGAGTCCCGGTCCCTGGACTCTCCCACTTCCAGCCCAG GCTCTGGCACAAGGCGGTTGGTGAAGGTCTCATCCATAGGCACCGAGTCCTCAGATGACTTTGAAGAGCGAGACCCTG ACCTGGTAGATGGGCTGGAGAACGGCCTAGGAAGCCCCTTCAGGAAGTGGACGCTGTCCAATGCGGCCCAGACCCACCGGCTGCGGCGGCTCCGGGGCCCAGCCAAGTGCCGCGAGTGTGACGCCTTCATGGTCAGCGGGACCGAGTGCGAGGAG TGCTTTCTGACCTGCCACAAGCGCTGCCTGGAGACTCTGCTGATCCTCTGTGGACATAGGCGGCTCCCAGCCCGGACCCCCCTCTTTGGGGTTGACTTCCTGCAGCTACCCAGGGACTTCCCGGAGGAGGTGCCCTTTGTGATCACCAAGTGCACAGCCGAGATAGAACAGCGTGCCCTGGGTGTGCAG GGCATTTACCGGGTCAGCGGGTCCCGGGTCCGCGTGGAGCGGCTGTGCCAGGCTTTTGAGAATGGTCGAGCATTGGTGGACATGTCAGGAAACTCGCCTCATGATGTCTCGAGTGTTCTCAAGAGATTCCTCCAGGAG CTCACTGACCCCGTGGTCCCCTTCCACCTCTACGATGCCTTCATCTCTCTGGCTAAGACCCTGCATGCAGACCCCGGGCACGACCCTgggacccccagccccagccctgaggTTATCCGCTCGCTGAAGACCCTCTTGGTGCAGCTGCCTGACTCTAACTACAGCACCCTGCGGCACCTGGTGGCCCATCTGTTCAG GGTGGCTGCACAGTTTGAGGAAAACAAGATGTCTGCCAACAACCTGGGCATTGTGTTTGGCCCAACACTGCTGCGGCCACCGGATGGTCCCGGGACAGCTGGTGCCGGCCCTGTCACCTGCCTACTAGACTCTGGGCACCAGGCCCAGCTCATTGAGTTCCTCATTGTATACTACGAGCAAATCTTTGGGATGGACGACCTCCCCATGGCCACTGAGCCCCTGCCCCAAGACCCCAGTCCAGCCCCCGGACCTCTCCTAAACAACCCCCAGCCACCACCCTCTGACCTTGCTCCAGATCCCCTGCCCCCAGTCCTAGCATCAGACCCCGACCCAGACCCTGAGCCCCACGGTACCTTGGAGAAGCATCCTGAGGCCACACCTCCTGAG ATTCCAACTCCACAAAGTGACCAGAGAGACATGGTTGAGGAcaccagagaggagggaggggaag TGTCCAGCCAAGGTCCAGAGGACTCACTGCTGGGGACACAATCTCGTGGTCACTTCAGCCGTCAGCCAGTGAAATATCCCCGGGGCGGCGTGCGGCCTGTCACCCACCAGCTGTCCAGCTTGGCCCAGGTAGCTTCCAAATTGAGCGAAGAGACCCCTGTTGCATCAGTGACCCGAGGGAGTTTGCGGAGGCGGGGACCTGGTCCTGTCACCTCCTCCTCGCCTGAGGGCAGCCCTCTGCGCCGCACCCCACTGCCCAAGCATTTTGAGATCACCCAGGAGACAGCCCGGCTCCTGTCCAAGCTACACAATGAAGCTGTGCCCAAGGCCACCTGTTGTCCAGACCCCCAACCTGAGGAAGTCGAGGACCATCTCTGA
- the GMIP gene encoding GEM-interacting protein isoform X3 — protein MKIAEAGKVSIHQQNHMPLQYIYTLFLEHDLSLGALAMETVAQQKRDYYQPLAAKRTEIEKWRKEFKEQWTKEQKRMNDAVQALRRAQLQYVQRSEDLWVRSQASPEDPAPQASPGPSKQQERRRRSREEAQAKVQEAMALYQMCIREANARQQDLEAAKQRIVSHVRKLVLQGDEVLRRVTLGLFRLRGAQAERGPRAFSALAECCEPFEPGQRYQEFVRVLQPEAPPPPPPAFSFQEFVPAAHSSPLDTRKKLSCPPPPRLDESASEAGPWEDAGTGWQGTPGRTPGGDADSVGGGSESRSLDSPTSSPGSGTRRLVKVSSIGTESSDDFEERDPDLVDGLENGLGSPFRKWTLSNAAQTHRLRRLRGPAKCRECDAFMVSGTECEECFLTCHKRCLETLLILCGHRRLPARTPLFGVDFLQLPRDFPEEVPFVITKCTAEIEQRALGVQGIYRVSGSRVRVERLCQAFENGRALVDMSGNSPHDVSSVLKRFLQELTDPVVPFHLYDAFISLAKTLHADPGHDPGTPSPSPEVIRSLKTLLVQLPDSNYSTLRHLVAHLFRVAAQFEENKMSANNLGIVFGPTLLRPPDGPGTAGAGPVTCLLDSGHQAQLIEFLIVYYEQIFGMDDLPMATEPLPQDPSPAPGPLLNNPQPPPSDLAPDPLPPVLASDPDPDPEPHGTLEKHPEATPPEIPTPQSDQRDMVEDTREEGGEVSSQGPEDSLLGTQSRGHFSRQPVKYPRGGVRPVTHQLSSLAQVASKLSEETPVASVTRGSLRRRGPGPVTSSSPEGSPLRRTPLPKHFEITQETARLLSKLHNEAVPKATCCPDPQPEEVEDHL, from the exons ATGAAGATCGCCGAGGCTGGCAAGGTGTCAATCCACCAGCAG AACCACATGCCACTGCAGTACATCTACACCCTGTTTCTGGAACACGACCTCAGCCTGGGAGCCCTGGCCATGGAAACAGTGGCCCAGCAGAAAAGAGATTACTACCAG CCCCTGGCGGCGAAACGAACTGAGATTGAGAAGTGGCGGAAAGAGTTTAAGGAGCAGTGGACGAAAGAGCAGAAGCGGATG AATGATGCAGTGCAGGCGCTGCGGAGGGCCCAGCTCCAGTATGTACAGCGCAGCGAGGACCTGTGGGTTCGCTCCCAGGCGTCTCCCGAGGACCCGGcaccccaggcctccccagggcccagcaaaCAGCAGGAGCGGCGGCGGCGATCTCGAGAGGAGGCCCAGGCCAAG GTGCAGGAGGCCATGGCGCTGTACCAGATGTGCATCCGCGAGGCCAACGCGCGGCAGCAAGACCTAGAGGCCGCCAAACAGCGGATCGTGTCGCACGTGCGCAAGCTGGTGCTGCAGGGGGACGAAGTGCTGAGGCGG GTGACCCTGGGACTGTTCAGGCTCCGAGGGGCGCAGGCAGAGCGGGGACCCCGCGCCTTCTCTGCCCTGGCCGAGTGCTGCGAGCCCTTCGAGCCCGGCCAGCGCTACCAGGAGTTCGTGAGGGTGCTACAGCCCGAGGCCCCGCCACCCCCTCCGCCGGCTTTCTCCTTCCAGGAGTTCGTGCCCGCTGCGCACAG CTCTCCTCTGGACACAAGAAAGAAgctctcctgccccccaccaccacggCTGGATGAAAGTGCCTCGGAGGCAGGCCCCTGGGAGGATGCAGGCACAGGCTGGCAGG GAACTCCAGGCCGGACTCCGGGTGGCGATGCGGACAGTGTGGGTGGTGGCAGCGAGTCCCGGTCCCTGGACTCTCCCACTTCCAGCCCAG GCTCTGGCACAAGGCGGTTGGTGAAGGTCTCATCCATAGGCACCGAGTCCTCAGATGACTTTGAAGAGCGAGACCCTG ACCTGGTAGATGGGCTGGAGAACGGCCTAGGAAGCCCCTTCAGGAAGTGGACGCTGTCCAATGCGGCCCAGACCCACCGGCTGCGGCGGCTCCGGGGCCCAGCCAAGTGCCGCGAGTGTGACGCCTTCATGGTCAGCGGGACCGAGTGCGAGGAG TGCTTTCTGACCTGCCACAAGCGCTGCCTGGAGACTCTGCTGATCCTCTGTGGACATAGGCGGCTCCCAGCCCGGACCCCCCTCTTTGGGGTTGACTTCCTGCAGCTACCCAGGGACTTCCCGGAGGAGGTGCCCTTTGTGATCACCAAGTGCACAGCCGAGATAGAACAGCGTGCCCTGGGTGTGCAG GGCATTTACCGGGTCAGCGGGTCCCGGGTCCGCGTGGAGCGGCTGTGCCAGGCTTTTGAGAATGGTCGAGCATTGGTGGACATGTCAGGAAACTCGCCTCATGATGTCTCGAGTGTTCTCAAGAGATTCCTCCAGGAG CTCACTGACCCCGTGGTCCCCTTCCACCTCTACGATGCCTTCATCTCTCTGGCTAAGACCCTGCATGCAGACCCCGGGCACGACCCTgggacccccagccccagccctgaggTTATCCGCTCGCTGAAGACCCTCTTGGTGCAGCTGCCTGACTCTAACTACAGCACCCTGCGGCACCTGGTGGCCCATCTGTTCAG GGTGGCTGCACAGTTTGAGGAAAACAAGATGTCTGCCAACAACCTGGGCATTGTGTTTGGCCCAACACTGCTGCGGCCACCGGATGGTCCCGGGACAGCTGGTGCCGGCCCTGTCACCTGCCTACTAGACTCTGGGCACCAGGCCCAGCTCATTGAGTTCCTCATTGTATACTACGAGCAAATCTTTGGGATGGACGACCTCCCCATGGCCACTGAGCCCCTGCCCCAAGACCCCAGTCCAGCCCCCGGACCTCTCCTAAACAACCCCCAGCCACCACCCTCTGACCTTGCTCCAGATCCCCTGCCCCCAGTCCTAGCATCAGACCCCGACCCAGACCCTGAGCCCCACGGTACCTTGGAGAAGCATCCTGAGGCCACACCTCCTGAG ATTCCAACTCCACAAAGTGACCAGAGAGACATGGTTGAGGAcaccagagaggagggaggggaag TGTCCAGCCAAGGTCCAGAGGACTCACTGCTGGGGACACAATCTCGTGGTCACTTCAGCCGTCAGCCAGTGAAATATCCCCGGGGCGGCGTGCGGCCTGTCACCCACCAGCTGTCCAGCTTGGCCCAGGTAGCTTCCAAATTGAGCGAAGAGACCCCTGTTGCATCAGTGACCCGAGGGAGTTTGCGGAGGCGGGGACCTGGTCCTGTCACCTCCTCCTCGCCTGAGGGCAGCCCTCTGCGCCGCACCCCACTGCCCAAGCATTTTGAGATCACCCAGGAGACAGCCCGGCTCCTGTCCAAGCTACACAATGAAGCTGTGCCCAAGGCCACCTGTTGTCCAGACCCCCAACCTGAGGAAGTCGAGGACCATCTCTGA
- the GMIP gene encoding GEM-interacting protein isoform X1, translating to MDAAEPGLPPAPESRKRYSDIFRSLDNLEISLGNVTLEMLPGDPVLSGDPESDKTPTANETSETSLWSRPSTEGPAPLTGEELDLRLIRTTGGVDAALEYAKTWSRYAKELLAWTEKRASLELEFAKSIMKIAEAGKVSIHQQNHMPLQYIYTLFLEHDLSLGALAMETVAQQKRDYYQPLAAKRTEIEKWRKEFKEQWTKEQKRMNDAVQALRRAQLQYVQRSEDLWVRSQASPEDPAPQASPGPSKQQERRRRSREEAQAKVQEAMALYQMCIREANARQQDLEAAKQRIVSHVRKLVLQGDEVLRRVTLGLFRLRGAQAERGPRAFSALAECCEPFEPGQRYQEFVRVLQPEAPPPPPPAFSFQEFVPAAHSSPLDTRKKLSCPPPPRLDESASEAGPWEDAGTGWQGTPGRTPGGDADSVGGGSESRSLDSPTSSPGSGTRRLVKVSSIGTESSDDFEERDPDLVDGLENGLGSPFRKWTLSNAAQTHRLRRLRGPAKCRECDAFMVSGTECEECFLTCHKRCLETLLILCGHRRLPARTPLFGVDFLQLPRDFPEEVPFVITKCTAEIEQRALGVQGIYRVSGSRVRVERLCQAFENGRALVDMSGNSPHDVSSVLKRFLQELTDPVVPFHLYDAFISLAKTLHADPGHDPGTPSPSPEVIRSLKTLLVQLPDSNYSTLRHLVAHLFRVAAQFEENKMSANNLGIVFGPTLLRPPDGPGTAGAGPVTCLLDSGHQAQLIEFLIVYYEQIFGMDDLPMATEPLPQDPSPAPGPLLNNPQPPPSDLAPDPLPPVLASDPDPDPEPHGTLEKHPEATPPEIPTPQSDQRDMVEDTREEGGEVSSQGPEDSLLGTQSRGHFSRQPVKYPRGGVRPVTHQLSSLAQVASKLSEETPVASVTRGSLRRRGPGPVTSSSPEGSPLRRTPLPKHFEITQETARLLSKLHNEAVPKATCCPDPQPEEVEDHL from the exons ATGGACGCAGCAGAGCCGG ggctaCCCCCGGCTCCAGAGAGCAGGAAGAGGTACAGTGACATCTTCCGGAGCCTGGATAACCTCGAGATCTCCCTGGGGAACGT gacccttgagatgCTGCCTGGAGACCCCGTGCTCTCAGGAGACCCAGAGTCTGACAAGACCCCCACAGCCAATGAG acCAGTGAAACCAGCCTTTGGAGTCGCCCCTCCACGGAGGGTCCGGCACCCCTTACAG GGGAGGAGCTGGACTTGCGGCTCATTCGGACCACGGGTGGCGTGGATGCAGCTCTGGAGTATGCCAAGACCTGGAGCCGCTATGCCAAGGAGCTGCTGGCCTGGACAGAGAAGAGAGCCAGCCTTG AGCTGGAGTTTGCCAAAAGCATCATGAAGATCGCCGAGGCTGGCAAGGTGTCAATCCACCAGCAG AACCACATGCCACTGCAGTACATCTACACCCTGTTTCTGGAACACGACCTCAGCCTGGGAGCCCTGGCCATGGAAACAGTGGCCCAGCAGAAAAGAGATTACTACCAG CCCCTGGCGGCGAAACGAACTGAGATTGAGAAGTGGCGGAAAGAGTTTAAGGAGCAGTGGACGAAAGAGCAGAAGCGGATG AATGATGCAGTGCAGGCGCTGCGGAGGGCCCAGCTCCAGTATGTACAGCGCAGCGAGGACCTGTGGGTTCGCTCCCAGGCGTCTCCCGAGGACCCGGcaccccaggcctccccagggcccagcaaaCAGCAGGAGCGGCGGCGGCGATCTCGAGAGGAGGCCCAGGCCAAG GTGCAGGAGGCCATGGCGCTGTACCAGATGTGCATCCGCGAGGCCAACGCGCGGCAGCAAGACCTAGAGGCCGCCAAACAGCGGATCGTGTCGCACGTGCGCAAGCTGGTGCTGCAGGGGGACGAAGTGCTGAGGCGG GTGACCCTGGGACTGTTCAGGCTCCGAGGGGCGCAGGCAGAGCGGGGACCCCGCGCCTTCTCTGCCCTGGCCGAGTGCTGCGAGCCCTTCGAGCCCGGCCAGCGCTACCAGGAGTTCGTGAGGGTGCTACAGCCCGAGGCCCCGCCACCCCCTCCGCCGGCTTTCTCCTTCCAGGAGTTCGTGCCCGCTGCGCACAG CTCTCCTCTGGACACAAGAAAGAAgctctcctgccccccaccaccacggCTGGATGAAAGTGCCTCGGAGGCAGGCCCCTGGGAGGATGCAGGCACAGGCTGGCAGG GAACTCCAGGCCGGACTCCGGGTGGCGATGCGGACAGTGTGGGTGGTGGCAGCGAGTCCCGGTCCCTGGACTCTCCCACTTCCAGCCCAG GCTCTGGCACAAGGCGGTTGGTGAAGGTCTCATCCATAGGCACCGAGTCCTCAGATGACTTTGAAGAGCGAGACCCTG ACCTGGTAGATGGGCTGGAGAACGGCCTAGGAAGCCCCTTCAGGAAGTGGACGCTGTCCAATGCGGCCCAGACCCACCGGCTGCGGCGGCTCCGGGGCCCAGCCAAGTGCCGCGAGTGTGACGCCTTCATGGTCAGCGGGACCGAGTGCGAGGAG TGCTTTCTGACCTGCCACAAGCGCTGCCTGGAGACTCTGCTGATCCTCTGTGGACATAGGCGGCTCCCAGCCCGGACCCCCCTCTTTGGGGTTGACTTCCTGCAGCTACCCAGGGACTTCCCGGAGGAGGTGCCCTTTGTGATCACCAAGTGCACAGCCGAGATAGAACAGCGTGCCCTGGGTGTGCAG GGCATTTACCGGGTCAGCGGGTCCCGGGTCCGCGTGGAGCGGCTGTGCCAGGCTTTTGAGAATGGTCGAGCATTGGTGGACATGTCAGGAAACTCGCCTCATGATGTCTCGAGTGTTCTCAAGAGATTCCTCCAGGAG CTCACTGACCCCGTGGTCCCCTTCCACCTCTACGATGCCTTCATCTCTCTGGCTAAGACCCTGCATGCAGACCCCGGGCACGACCCTgggacccccagccccagccctgaggTTATCCGCTCGCTGAAGACCCTCTTGGTGCAGCTGCCTGACTCTAACTACAGCACCCTGCGGCACCTGGTGGCCCATCTGTTCAG GGTGGCTGCACAGTTTGAGGAAAACAAGATGTCTGCCAACAACCTGGGCATTGTGTTTGGCCCAACACTGCTGCGGCCACCGGATGGTCCCGGGACAGCTGGTGCCGGCCCTGTCACCTGCCTACTAGACTCTGGGCACCAGGCCCAGCTCATTGAGTTCCTCATTGTATACTACGAGCAAATCTTTGGGATGGACGACCTCCCCATGGCCACTGAGCCCCTGCCCCAAGACCCCAGTCCAGCCCCCGGACCTCTCCTAAACAACCCCCAGCCACCACCCTCTGACCTTGCTCCAGATCCCCTGCCCCCAGTCCTAGCATCAGACCCCGACCCAGACCCTGAGCCCCACGGTACCTTGGAGAAGCATCCTGAGGCCACACCTCCTGAG ATTCCAACTCCACAAAGTGACCAGAGAGACATGGTTGAGGAcaccagagaggagggaggggaag TGTCCAGCCAAGGTCCAGAGGACTCACTGCTGGGGACACAATCTCGTGGTCACTTCAGCCGTCAGCCAGTGAAATATCCCCGGGGCGGCGTGCGGCCTGTCACCCACCAGCTGTCCAGCTTGGCCCAGGTAGCTTCCAAATTGAGCGAAGAGACCCCTGTTGCATCAGTGACCCGAGGGAGTTTGCGGAGGCGGGGACCTGGTCCTGTCACCTCCTCCTCGCCTGAGGGCAGCCCTCTGCGCCGCACCCCACTGCCCAAGCATTTTGAGATCACCCAGGAGACAGCCCGGCTCCTGTCCAAGCTACACAATGAAGCTGTGCCCAAGGCCACCTGTTGTCCAGACCCCCAACCTGAGGAAGTCGAGGACCATCTCTGA
- the LPAR2 gene encoding lysophosphatidic acid receptor 2, translating to MATMGRCYYNETIGFFYNNSGKELSSHWRPKDVVVVALGLTVSVLVLLTNLLVIAAIASNRRFHQPIYYLLGNLAAADLFAGVAYLFLMFHTGPRTARLSLEGWFVRQGLLDTSLTASVATLLAIAVERHRSVMAVQLHSRLPRGRVVLLIVGVWVAALGLGLLPAHSWHCLCALDRCSRMAPLLSRSYLAVWALSSLLVFLLMVAVYTRIFFYVRRRVQRMAEHVSCHPRYRETTLSLVKTVVIILGAFVVCWTPGQVVLLLDGLGCKSCNVLAVEKYFLLLAEANSLVNAVVYSCRDAEMRRTFRRLLCCLCLRRSPHESARYAPSTRTGASTRIMLPENGHPLMDSTL from the exons aTGGCCACCATGGGCCGGTGCTACTACAATGAGACCATCGGCTTTTTCTACAACAACAGTGGCAAGGAGCTCAGCTCCCACTGGCGGCCCAAAGATGTGGTTGTGGTGGCCCTGGGGCTGACCGTCAGCGTGCTGGTGCTCCTGACTAACTTGCTGGTGATCGCAGCTATTGCCTCCAATCGCCGCTTCCACCAGCCCATTTACTACCTGCTCGGCAACCTGGCTGCAGCTGACCTCTTTGCAGGCGTGGCCTACCTCTTCCTCATGTTTCACACGGGCCCTCGAACCGCCAGGCTCTCGCTGGAGGGCTGGTTCGTGCGGCAGGGCCTGCTGGACACAAGCCTAACTGCCTCGGTGGCCACACTGCTAGCCATCGCGGTGGAGCGGCACCGCAGCGTGATGGCCGTGCAGCTGCACAGCCGCCTGCCCCGCGGCCGTGTTGTCCTGCTCATCGTGGGGGTGTGGGTGGCCGcgctgggcctggggctgctgcCCGCCCACTCATGGCACTGCCTCTGCGCCCTGGACCGCTGCTCACGCATGGCCCCTCTGCTCAGCCGCTCCTACCTGGCTGTCTGGGCACTGTCCAGCCTGCTTGTCTTCCTGCTCATGGTGGCTGTCTATACCCGCATTTTCTTCTACGTGAGGCGGAGGGTGCAGCGTATGGCAGAGCACGTCAGCTGCCACCCCCGCTACCGAGAGACCACACTCAGCCTAGTCAAGACCGTTGTCATTATCCTGG GAGCATTCGTGGTCTGCTGGACACCAGGCCAGGTGGTGCTGCTCCTGGATGGTCTGGGCTGCAAGTCCTGCAACGTTCTGGCCGTGGAGAAGTATTTCCTACTCTTGGCAGAGGCCAACTCACTGGTCAACGCTGTGGTGTACTCATGCCGAGACGCTGAGATGCGTCGTACCTTCCGCCGCCTCCTCTGCTGTCTGTGCCTTCGCCGGTCGCCCCACGAGTCTGCCCGCTATGCTCCCTCCACCCGAACAGGGGCCAGCACACGCATCATGCTTCCAGAGAATGGCCATCCCCTGATGGACTCCACCCTGTAG